From the Nonlabens marinus S1-08 genome, one window contains:
- a CDS encoding rhodanese-like domain-containing protein → MFGLFRKRNEGKIKEYLKKGATLLDVRTSSEYNNSNIIGSVNIPVQSMDQQINSLDKSKPIITYCAMGGRSTMAAAKLKSMGYHVVDAGSIKNMRKQLKS, encoded by the coding sequence ATGTTCGGACTTTTTAGAAAAAGAAATGAGGGTAAAATAAAAGAGTATCTTAAAAAAGGTGCAACCCTACTAGACGTTCGTACCTCGTCAGAGTATAACAATTCAAATATTATTGGATCTGTAAATATTCCAGTGCAGTCAATGGATCAACAAATCAACAGTTTAGACAAATCCAAACCCATCATCACCTATTGCGCTATGGGTGGTCGCAGCACTATGGCGGCCGCAAAACTCAAATCCATGGGCTATCATGTTGTAGATGCTGGTAGTATTAAAAACATGAGAAAGCAATTGAAATCATAG
- a CDS encoding helix-turn-helix domain-containing protein translates to MRAVYPENENESNFIFTGFQSPTSRHLLRERKLFKIIWCTDLSQELIVDGGLVNLQRYQLLFCTPENIIEIPETSPELLGYLFPAEFYNLQNQKSDNGANGILFYGLDNAPVIQLEKRQQKIIEAIHILIQEEFRQKDDLQGEMLCLLLQRILFTATRVLQMNQGQHLWSNKQVDLVKRFNLLVELHFKEKHQVADYAELLSRSPKTLSNLFKKHDIPSPLKIINGRIMLEAKRLLHFSNLTAEEIGQKLGYSEPSHFSKFFKKQTGTSPLSFRK, encoded by the coding sequence ATGAGAGCAGTATATCCAGAGAATGAAAATGAAAGCAACTTCATTTTTACTGGTTTTCAATCTCCCACATCGCGCCACTTACTTCGTGAGCGAAAACTGTTCAAAATCATATGGTGTACTGATCTTAGCCAGGAGCTCATCGTTGATGGAGGCCTAGTCAATTTACAACGGTATCAGTTACTATTTTGCACACCTGAAAATATCATAGAAATTCCCGAAACTAGTCCAGAACTTTTAGGATACCTATTTCCTGCTGAATTCTACAACTTGCAGAATCAAAAGTCAGACAATGGTGCTAACGGCATTTTATTCTATGGACTTGACAATGCTCCTGTAATTCAATTAGAAAAAAGACAGCAGAAAATTATAGAAGCGATCCATATTTTGATACAAGAAGAGTTTCGGCAAAAAGATGATCTACAAGGTGAAATGTTGTGCCTGCTTCTACAGAGAATCCTTTTTACCGCAACCCGAGTGTTACAAATGAACCAGGGTCAACATCTATGGAGCAATAAGCAAGTGGATCTGGTAAAAAGATTCAATTTATTGGTGGAACTTCATTTTAAGGAAAAGCACCAGGTAGCCGACTATGCCGAACTTCTTTCTAGGTCGCCTAAAACCCTATCCAATCTTTTCAAGAAGCACGACATTCCATCACCGCTCAAGATTATTAATGGGCGAATCATGTTAGAGGCTAAAAGATTACTCCATTTTTCAAACCTCACAGCGGAAGAAATAGGGCAGAAATTAGGCTACAGCGAGCCCAGCCATTTTTCTAAATTCTTCAAAAAGCAAACAGGTACATCGCCTTTGAGTTTTCGGAAGTGA
- a CDS encoding WD40/YVTN/BNR-like repeat-containing protein, with translation MKINYLIAVLCFFAFAKANSQQLPDPPEAQKYYESQEFRLLGPFRGGRSAAVTGVPGKPNLFYFGSTGGGVWKTTDGGRTWSNISDGYFGGSIGAVSVAPSDHNVIYVGGGEKTVRGNVSSGYGIWKSVDAGKSWKPAGLPNSRHVPRISIDPNDHNIVYAAVLGNIYKESKDRGVYKSTDGGKSWKKTLFANDLAGAVDLIIDPSNPRNLYASTWRIQRTPYSLSSGGDGSALWKSTDYGETWSEISKNGGFAKGTLGIMGITVSPVNSDKLYAIVENKDQGGVYRSNDAGMTWTKTNDDRNLRQRAWYYTRIYADTQDEDAVYVVNVSYHKSTDGGHNFSSNRAPHGDHHDLWIAPEDPKRMIMGDDGGAQVTYDGGETWSTYYNQPTAQYYRVTTDNSFPYRIYVAQQDNGTIRIPHRTTGGSITETDWEGTAGGESAHIAVDPNDNDIVYGGSYGGFLTRYNHKTKSQRGINVWPDNPMGHGAEDMKYRFQWNFPIFISSHGDNKLYSFSNHVHVTSNEGQSWETISPDLTRNDPTKLVSSGGPITQDNTSVEYYGTIFAAAESPLNEGELWVGSDDGLVHLSRDSGKNWSDITPMDLPEWAQINSIEASRFDPAVAYLAATRYKLGDFAPYLYRTTDYGKSWKKIVSGIPDEHFTRVVREDEEQKGLLYAGTETGLYISNDDGATWKSFQMNLPIVPITDLAVKQNNLVIATQGRSLWIHDDLSMVRQGLKAAAAYPKSKKGASTEKVMLFQPKESYRMEGRGGRSSLTAGTNHPSGVQINYFLPELKEKDSVALRFMDNSNKLIKEYATYSKKDILKPEAGANSFSWDTSYEGAEELDGMILWWADLSGPKAVPGSYTVELEVNGVKQTQPITIKRTPISEATEADMKSQFEFVTDVNSTVDKAHASIKNIRDFNKKLTAFKSVYGDRKEDGIKEMLVLADSMKTKFSEVEKALYQTQNRSGQDPLNFPIKLTNKLAHLNALVTMGDFGPTAQDIAVKNELTAQINQELSKFNQVLDTDIKEFNNKFNALKLDYLVIETED, from the coding sequence ATGAAAATCAATTACTTGATAGCCGTTCTATGTTTTTTCGCTTTCGCGAAAGCGAACTCACAACAACTTCCCGATCCACCAGAAGCTCAAAAATATTACGAGTCTCAAGAATTCCGCTTATTGGGCCCATTCCGTGGTGGGAGAAGTGCGGCGGTGACTGGAGTGCCAGGAAAACCAAATCTATTTTATTTTGGTAGTACAGGCGGTGGCGTGTGGAAAACGACAGACGGCGGCCGTACCTGGAGCAATATTTCTGATGGGTATTTTGGTGGTAGTATTGGTGCCGTGAGCGTTGCACCTAGCGATCATAATGTGATCTACGTAGGCGGTGGTGAAAAAACCGTGAGAGGAAATGTCTCAAGTGGTTATGGTATATGGAAATCTGTAGATGCTGGTAAGTCCTGGAAGCCAGCAGGTTTGCCTAATAGTCGACATGTGCCACGCATTTCAATAGACCCCAATGATCACAACATCGTTTATGCCGCTGTACTAGGAAACATCTATAAGGAGTCTAAAGATAGAGGTGTCTATAAATCTACAGATGGAGGTAAAAGCTGGAAAAAGACGTTATTCGCAAATGATCTCGCTGGAGCGGTAGATCTTATCATTGATCCTTCCAATCCTCGCAACTTATATGCCTCTACCTGGCGCATTCAACGTACTCCTTATAGCTTAAGTAGTGGTGGTGACGGCAGCGCGCTATGGAAAAGTACAGATTATGGTGAGACTTGGTCTGAAATTTCTAAAAATGGAGGCTTTGCTAAGGGGACATTAGGGATTATGGGAATCACCGTTTCTCCAGTGAATTCAGACAAACTCTATGCTATTGTAGAAAACAAAGATCAAGGTGGTGTGTATCGCAGTAATGATGCAGGGATGACTTGGACTAAAACCAATGACGACCGCAACTTGCGACAACGCGCCTGGTACTACACTCGTATTTATGCAGATACCCAGGATGAAGACGCGGTATATGTTGTCAATGTTTCCTACCACAAGTCTACAGACGGTGGTCATAATTTCTCAAGTAATAGAGCACCCCATGGCGATCACCACGATTTATGGATCGCACCAGAAGATCCAAAACGTATGATCATGGGAGATGATGGTGGCGCACAAGTCACGTATGATGGCGGTGAAACCTGGTCAACCTACTACAATCAGCCTACCGCACAATACTATAGAGTAACTACTGACAATTCATTCCCATATAGAATTTATGTGGCGCAGCAGGATAATGGAACGATCAGGATTCCTCATAGAACCACTGGAGGATCGATAACCGAGACCGACTGGGAAGGAACCGCAGGTGGAGAAAGCGCTCATATTGCTGTGGATCCTAATGATAACGATATTGTGTACGGTGGTAGTTATGGGGGTTTCCTCACCCGTTACAATCATAAAACAAAATCCCAACGTGGGATTAATGTATGGCCAGACAATCCTATGGGACATGGTGCTGAGGACATGAAATACAGGTTCCAGTGGAATTTCCCCATCTTTATTTCTAGCCATGGTGACAATAAACTATACTCTTTCTCAAATCATGTACATGTGACCAGCAATGAAGGTCAAAGCTGGGAAACGATTTCTCCAGACCTAACCCGTAACGATCCCACTAAATTAGTTTCCAGTGGGGGACCTATCACTCAAGACAATACTAGTGTGGAGTATTATGGAACCATTTTCGCAGCTGCAGAGTCTCCACTCAATGAAGGAGAATTATGGGTAGGTAGTGATGATGGTTTAGTACACCTATCAAGAGACAGTGGGAAAAACTGGAGTGATATAACTCCTATGGACCTTCCAGAATGGGCTCAAATCAATAGTATAGAAGCAAGTAGGTTTGACCCAGCTGTAGCTTATCTAGCAGCTACTAGGTACAAATTAGGAGACTTTGCTCCCTATTTATACAGGACTACAGATTACGGAAAATCATGGAAGAAAATAGTATCTGGCATACCTGATGAGCATTTCACAAGAGTCGTGAGAGAAGATGAAGAGCAGAAAGGTTTGCTATATGCAGGAACTGAAACAGGGCTTTATATAAGCAATGATGATGGAGCCACCTGGAAATCCTTCCAAATGAATTTGCCTATAGTACCTATAACAGATCTTGCTGTAAAGCAGAATAATCTAGTCATTGCAACCCAAGGACGCAGCTTATGGATTCACGATGATTTATCTATGGTAAGACAAGGCTTGAAAGCAGCTGCTGCTTATCCGAAATCTAAAAAGGGAGCGTCCACTGAGAAAGTGATGTTGTTTCAACCTAAGGAATCTTATCGCATGGAAGGCCGCGGTGGTCGCAGTTCATTAACAGCAGGAACTAATCACCCGTCAGGTGTGCAAATCAATTATTTCCTACCAGAATTGAAAGAGAAAGATAGTGTCGCACTACGATTCATGGATAACAGTAATAAGTTGATCAAGGAATATGCTACTTATTCTAAAAAGGACATACTAAAGCCTGAGGCAGGAGCAAACTCATTCAGCTGGGACACTAGTTATGAAGGTGCAGAAGAATTGGATGGTATGATCCTTTGGTGGGCAGATCTTTCAGGACCTAAAGCAGTTCCTGGATCCTACACTGTAGAGTTGGAAGTTAATGGAGTGAAGCAAACACAGCCTATTACTATTAAAAGAACTCCTATAAGTGAAGCTACTGAAGCGGACATGAAGTCTCAATTTGAATTTGTGACTGACGTTAATAGTACAGTAGATAAAGCACATGCTTCGATTAAAAACATTCGAGATTTCAATAAGAAATTGACAGCTTTCAAATCGGTTTATGGAGATCGTAAAGAAGATGGAATCAAGGAAATGCTTGTCCTGGCAGACAGCATGAAAACTAAGTTTAGTGAAGTGGAAAAAGCATTGTACCAAACTCAAAACCGCAGCGGTCAAGATCCTTTAAACTTCCCCATTAAATTGACGAATAAATTGGCTCACCTTAATGCGTTGGTTACTATGGGTGATTTTGGGCCTACAGCACAGGATATAGCTGTTAAAAACGAATTGACAGCCCAAATTAATCAGGAGCTTAGCAAATTCAATCAGGTTCTTGACACAGACATCAAGGAATTCAACAACAAGTTTAATGCTCTAAAACTGGACTACCTGGTTATTGAAACAGAAGATTAA
- a CDS encoding MarC family protein encodes MEQYWTFAITVFTGLFAITNPIANVPVFLGLTEGAGNVEKNRINKKATTTAFLIIMLFTLLGKFIFDFFGITIPAFKITGGLLIFYAGFRMLQSKKSNLKTLDTVDVDENIAISPLAIPLIAGPGTIVTTMNFVTDASYLYIGIVVAIAGLICWMNYLAFRYSTFIVDRIGNNVITVIGKIMGLIIAIIGTTMVIDGIKLVIEQA; translated from the coding sequence ATGGAGCAATACTGGACATTTGCCATTACTGTATTTACTGGACTTTTTGCGATCACCAACCCGATTGCTAATGTCCCTGTTTTTCTAGGCCTTACTGAAGGTGCAGGAAACGTAGAGAAGAATCGCATCAATAAAAAGGCAACCACGACTGCTTTTTTAATTATTATGCTGTTTACCTTACTGGGCAAATTCATTTTTGATTTTTTTGGAATTACAATTCCTGCCTTTAAGATAACAGGTGGACTGCTCATATTTTATGCAGGATTCCGCATGTTGCAATCTAAAAAGTCCAACCTTAAAACATTAGACACAGTAGATGTAGATGAAAATATTGCCATATCCCCACTAGCCATTCCTCTTATTGCGGGCCCTGGAACGATCGTCACCACCATGAATTTTGTGACTGATGCCTCTTATCTCTACATAGGTATTGTAGTTGCTATCGCAGGATTGATTTGCTGGATGAATTATTTGGCATTTCGTTATAGCACATTTATTGTAGATCGCATTGGGAATAATGTGATCACTGTCATTGGAAAAATTATGGGGCTGATCATTGCTATAATCGGTACCACCATGGTTATCGATGGTATCAAATTGGTGATCGAGCAAGCATAA
- a CDS encoding transglycosylase domain-containing protein: MTTESTQNSFLSKGKDFLHYIKKHPFKSFGFAVLAGFAFVLLLFIGTWAGLFGHVPNSKELAKLENPITSTAYGSDKKPIATYYLQNRSNIEAEELNPYLVQALVATEDVRFYEHSGIDYRSYARVFIKSILMQQGKGGGSTVTQQIAKNVFGRKDLWFLSTPINKMREVIIAKRLESIYSKEELLLLYFNTVSFGENLYGIEMASQRFFSKTPSELSLSESATLVGVLKAPSYYNPRKNPINSTNRRNVVLQQMVKNNAITQEEADAAKTPIELKYSTPEKNSSLSGYYKEYIRQEFNEWAAENPGPDGETYDLELDGLQIYTTLQPNIQRYAEQTMERNMVRLQTLMDKHWTSKTTEGGKEAFIADLMAKQPIIKKMKQEGATDAQIANYLSKTKDRKYWEIGKGFEPRPQSVQDSIINSIIRLHTGILAMNSRSGAILGYLGGIDYGFSQIDNVKGKNQVGSTFKPITYLTALDQGIDPCRFYDNSLRTYSKYEDWQPKNSNGKYGGSYSLHGALANSVNTVSAALQLQVGVSNTIDKARRMGITSDIPEVPSIVLGTANISLMEMVTAYASISNGGNKVSPFMIQEIQDQEGNILYQAKPQYDGRVASGESIRELQQMMGEVLTNGTGAGFSNWNIPYNIIGKTGTTQNNGDGWFIAASPQVVIGSWVGARDKRVHFESTYMGSGANTAMPMVASMFKSLSSWSRPMLTNFEYDSPYFPCPDFAEQPAAEATDFFKSDSTYLETLRIKDSLFRNPPVVVDSVMIDSLQNILNTIKEETPVTEN, from the coding sequence ATGACCACTGAATCTACCCAAAACTCTTTCTTGTCTAAAGGAAAAGATTTTCTTCACTATATAAAAAAACATCCTTTTAAATCTTTTGGGTTTGCAGTGCTTGCAGGGTTTGCATTTGTTCTGCTACTTTTTATAGGAACATGGGCAGGTCTATTTGGACATGTCCCTAATAGTAAGGAATTAGCTAAACTGGAGAACCCGATTACATCTACCGCTTATGGCAGCGATAAAAAACCTATTGCCACTTATTATCTTCAAAATAGAAGCAACATTGAGGCTGAAGAATTGAACCCATACTTAGTACAAGCTCTCGTAGCGACGGAGGATGTTCGATTTTACGAGCATTCTGGAATTGACTACAGAAGCTACGCACGTGTTTTTATAAAATCTATACTCATGCAACAAGGTAAAGGTGGCGGTAGTACGGTAACACAGCAAATTGCTAAAAACGTTTTCGGTCGGAAGGATTTATGGTTCTTAAGCACTCCTATTAATAAAATGCGCGAAGTCATCATTGCAAAGCGCCTAGAGTCTATTTATTCTAAAGAGGAACTCTTGCTGCTGTATTTCAATACGGTTTCCTTTGGTGAGAATTTGTATGGTATTGAGATGGCTTCTCAACGATTCTTTAGCAAGACCCCCAGTGAATTAAGCCTTTCAGAATCTGCTACTTTGGTAGGGGTTCTCAAAGCTCCTTCCTATTACAATCCTAGAAAGAACCCAATAAACTCAACTAACCGCCGCAATGTTGTGCTCCAGCAAATGGTAAAAAACAATGCTATTACTCAAGAAGAGGCTGATGCTGCTAAGACACCTATCGAACTCAAATACAGTACGCCTGAGAAAAACTCTTCGCTTTCTGGATATTATAAAGAATACATAAGACAAGAATTTAATGAATGGGCTGCAGAAAATCCGGGTCCTGATGGTGAGACTTACGATCTAGAACTAGACGGACTTCAAATATACACTACTCTACAGCCCAATATACAGCGCTATGCTGAGCAGACCATGGAGCGCAATATGGTACGCTTGCAAACATTGATGGATAAACACTGGACCAGCAAAACCACAGAAGGTGGTAAAGAAGCATTTATAGCTGATCTGATGGCAAAGCAACCTATCATTAAAAAGATGAAGCAAGAAGGTGCGACTGATGCGCAAATTGCAAATTATTTGAGTAAAACTAAGGATCGTAAATATTGGGAGATAGGAAAAGGATTCGAACCCAGGCCACAGTCCGTTCAAGACAGTATCATCAACTCGATTATTAGATTACACACAGGTATTCTGGCTATGAACAGTCGCAGTGGTGCTATTTTAGGATATTTAGGTGGGATTGATTACGGGTTTTCTCAAATAGATAATGTGAAAGGTAAAAACCAGGTAGGTTCTACCTTTAAGCCTATCACCTATTTGACCGCTTTAGATCAAGGAATAGATCCTTGTCGATTCTATGACAACTCTCTACGCACGTATAGCAAGTATGAGGACTGGCAACCTAAAAACAGCAACGGCAAGTATGGTGGCAGCTACAGTCTCCATGGAGCTTTAGCAAATTCAGTAAATACCGTTTCAGCTGCATTGCAATTACAAGTGGGTGTATCAAATACCATCGATAAGGCTAGGAGGATGGGAATCACTTCAGACATTCCAGAAGTCCCTTCCATCGTCCTCGGCACTGCCAACATCAGCCTGATGGAAATGGTGACCGCTTATGCAAGTATTTCGAATGGAGGTAATAAAGTATCTCCTTTTATGATTCAAGAAATTCAAGATCAAGAGGGAAACATCTTATATCAAGCCAAACCTCAATACGATGGTCGGGTTGCCTCAGGTGAGAGTATTAGAGAATTGCAGCAAATGATGGGCGAGGTATTGACAAATGGTACTGGAGCTGGATTTAGCAATTGGAATATTCCTTACAATATTATAGGTAAGACTGGGACCACTCAAAATAATGGCGACGGTTGGTTCATTGCTGCGTCACCCCAGGTGGTAATTGGCTCGTGGGTAGGTGCTCGCGACAAACGCGTGCATTTTGAAAGCACCTATATGGGTAGTGGTGCCAATACCGCAATGCCTATGGTAGCTTCTATGTTTAAAAGCCTAAGCAGTTGGTCTAGGCCTATGCTGACCAACTTTGAATATGACTCTCCCTACTTTCCCTGTCCAGACTTTGCAGAGCAGCCAGCAGCAGAGGCAACTGACTTTTTCAAAAGCGATAGTACCTACCTAGAAACCTTAAGAATTAAAGATTCTTTATTTAGAAACCCTCCAGTAGTGGTGGATAGCGTGATGATCGATAGTTTACAAAACATTCTCAATACGATAAAAGAAGAGACTCCCGTGACGGAAAATTAA
- a CDS encoding BamA/TamA family outer membrane protein codes for MLLLVLAVYLIPYPAFSQNIDALQEFFTFYPNRKSVALDSSIYPSKFIAAPVISYSPETNFAFGIGAKYLFKFAGSGEETRVSNMPITFQYTLNNQYFLYSGFEIFTNQEKWVIEGNILLQNYPRLYYGTGNRTEESAEEVYEYNQLLIEPIFLKQMFLEHLFIGGGFRFNHIYNTEIEEDGLLAINRPDGFEGSTSVGAEVAALYDSRDIILNASTGWYLEFTHGKYGEVLGGTNNFNLTRMDLRHFLRVSKNNEDVLAFQFVGRAVRGKSPFSEFSLLGSSEIMRGYREGRFLDRDFLATQVEYRKNFKNSRIGAVAFLGTGDVYNNIDEFQFSGLKPNYGVGVRFKIDKEENLNLRLDFGFGRGTNEIYLSIAEAF; via the coding sequence ATGTTGCTGTTGGTTCTGGCAGTATACTTAATACCCTACCCTGCTTTCTCTCAAAATATTGATGCCCTACAAGAATTTTTCACGTTCTATCCTAATAGAAAATCTGTAGCGTTAGACTCCTCCATTTACCCATCAAAATTTATTGCAGCGCCAGTAATCAGTTATTCTCCTGAAACAAATTTTGCTTTTGGTATAGGCGCAAAGTACCTTTTTAAATTTGCAGGAAGCGGTGAAGAAACAAGAGTTTCTAATATGCCTATTACCTTTCAATACACCTTGAATAATCAATACTTTTTATATTCTGGTTTTGAAATATTTACCAATCAAGAAAAATGGGTCATTGAAGGTAATATTTTACTACAGAACTATCCTAGACTCTATTACGGGACCGGTAATCGAACCGAAGAATCTGCGGAAGAGGTGTATGAATACAATCAACTCCTTATAGAACCCATTTTTCTCAAACAGATGTTCTTAGAACACTTGTTTATTGGTGGTGGGTTCAGATTCAATCACATCTATAACACTGAGATAGAAGAGGATGGGTTATTAGCGATAAACAGGCCGGATGGTTTTGAAGGATCCACATCAGTAGGTGCTGAAGTTGCCGCTTTATACGACAGTAGAGATATAATCCTGAATGCCTCTACAGGATGGTATCTCGAGTTTACTCACGGCAAGTACGGTGAAGTCTTAGGTGGAACTAATAATTTCAACCTGACTCGTATGGACCTCAGGCACTTTTTGAGAGTTTCTAAAAATAATGAGGATGTTTTAGCATTTCAATTTGTAGGTCGTGCTGTTAGAGGTAAATCGCCCTTTTCAGAATTCTCTCTTCTAGGTAGCAGTGAAATCATGCGTGGCTATAGAGAAGGAAGATTTCTTGATCGAGACTTTCTTGCTACTCAAGTTGAGTATCGTAAGAACTTTAAAAATTCTAGAATAGGTGCCGTGGCCTTCCTAGGAACAGGAGATGTGTATAATAATATCGACGAGTTCCAATTCAGTGGACTCAAGCCAAATTATGGTGTAGGCGTTCGTTTTAAAATTGATAAAGAGGAAAATTTAAATCTCAGATTGGATTTCGGTTTCGGTCGTGGGACGAATGAAATTTACTTAAGCATCGCTGAGGCTTTTTAG
- a CDS encoding DUF7467 domain-containing protein, translating to MKKIVTISKLLCVAAFVLATSCSENESEVDMQQEPNFTVIPQDAARVTYKLEEADVPGIQGEITMRDAGDMGVEAYIKLENTIEGIMHPVHIHEGLFGQGGDRKKTLNPVDGNTGISQTFFKFMDNGDVAGYDELVNNHEYYVGPHYSMDRLETIIAKGNIGINNPPIPCGPCDGKVDRLTFRYTGSETVLVTVIQKKDNVMLYHNRIGEGTQFTVEGKDKKGTLSTEVYILVNGTQVAQIHTSCSVPIGIGYAVDDFIIVDGSSRNGGPLCDISIDDVPPGCNTCDGKVDYLALEYAGENGVNLKLVQAKNNVELFNGTVDDGDVVNITGQDNQGTLSSKVYVYINGVQQKEIHTSCSQPIGIGSIFGKLEVVDGSSRNGGPLCPL from the coding sequence ATGAAAAAGATAGTTACTATAAGCAAACTGCTATGTGTAGCAGCTTTTGTTCTGGCTACTTCATGTAGTGAGAACGAATCAGAAGTCGACATGCAACAGGAACCTAATTTTACGGTTATTCCCCAAGATGCAGCTCGAGTAACCTATAAATTAGAAGAAGCAGATGTTCCTGGAATTCAAGGTGAAATCACCATGAGAGATGCAGGTGACATGGGTGTTGAAGCTTACATTAAGTTAGAGAATACGATAGAAGGTATTATGCACCCAGTTCATATTCATGAAGGCCTTTTTGGTCAAGGAGGAGATCGTAAGAAAACTTTAAACCCAGTAGACGGTAACACTGGAATAAGTCAAACATTTTTCAAATTCATGGACAATGGTGATGTAGCGGGTTATGATGAACTTGTAAACAATCACGAATATTATGTGGGTCCTCATTATAGTATGGACCGATTAGAAACTATTATCGCAAAAGGAAACATAGGCATAAACAACCCACCGATACCTTGTGGTCCTTGTGATGGTAAAGTCGATCGATTAACTTTTAGATATACTGGATCTGAAACTGTATTAGTTACGGTCATTCAGAAGAAAGACAATGTGATGTTATACCATAACAGAATAGGTGAAGGAACACAATTTACAGTTGAAGGAAAAGACAAGAAAGGGACGTTAAGTACTGAGGTTTACATTCTTGTAAACGGAACTCAAGTAGCTCAAATTCACACCAGCTGTAGTGTGCCTATTGGAATAGGTTACGCCGTCGATGATTTCATTATTGTAGATGGTAGCAGTCGCAATGGCGGGCCATTGTGCGATATTTCAATTGATGATGTGCCTCCAGGGTGTAACACTTGTGATGGCAAAGTTGATTATTTAGCTCTAGAATATGCAGGTGAAAATGGTGTCAACCTAAAGCTAGTACAGGCTAAAAACAATGTGGAACTTTTCAATGGAACTGTTGATGATGGTGATGTTGTAAACATCACAGGTCAAGACAACCAAGGAACTCTGTCTAGTAAAGTTTATGTCTATATTAATGGTGTACAGCAAAAAGAAATACACACCAGCTGCAGCCAGCCTATAGGGATTGGATCTATATTCGGTAAACTGGAAGTAGTAGATGGTAGCAGTCGCAACGGTGGGCCGTTATGTCCACTCTAG
- a CDS encoding GIY-YIG nuclease family protein, whose translation MSYHAYVIESQKDGRWYKGVTKSISSRLIEHNSGRTPSTKPYRPWSLVYSEEFKTFAEARKRGVYLKSGIGREFLKTKIWPRGATE comes from the coding sequence ATGAGTTATCATGCCTATGTAATTGAGAGTCAGAAGGACGGGAGATGGTATAAAGGCGTTACAAAATCGATTTCAAGTAGGTTGATTGAACATAACTCTGGAAGGACGCCCTCTACAAAACCCTATAGGCCGTGGTCGTTGGTTTACAGTGAAGAATTTAAGACATTTGCAGAAGCAAGAAAAAGGGGAGTTTACCTTAAATCAGGAATTGGAAGAGAATTTCTGAAAACAAAAATATGGCCTCGTGGCGCAACTGAATAG
- a CDS encoding GatB/YqeY domain-containing protein: MSLETKVMTAMKEAMKAKDQTALAALRAVKSELLLAKTSGDANGLTEDEEVKLVQKLVKQRKDSARIYSEQNREDLAEPELAQAQVLEQFLPAQLSEEEIEAVVAEIIVRTEASGMKDMGKVMGMANTQLAGKADGRTISTLVKAKLS; encoded by the coding sequence ATGAGTTTAGAAACTAAGGTGATGACAGCCATGAAGGAGGCGATGAAAGCTAAAGATCAAACTGCACTGGCGGCACTACGTGCTGTCAAAAGCGAACTGCTATTAGCTAAAACATCTGGAGATGCTAACGGCTTGACTGAAGACGAAGAGGTAAAACTGGTTCAAAAACTAGTAAAGCAGCGCAAGGACAGTGCTCGCATCTATTCAGAGCAAAACAGAGAAGATCTAGCGGAGCCAGAGTTGGCACAAGCTCAAGTATTGGAACAATTCTTACCAGCTCAATTGAGCGAGGAGGAGATTGAAGCCGTGGTAGCTGAAATTATTGTTAGAACAGAAGCTAGTGGTATGAAAGACATGGGTAAAGTTATGGGAATGGCAAATACACAGCTAGCAGGAAAGGCAGATGGAAGAACAATTAGTACCCTTGTAAAGGCAAAATTGTCTTAA